One Solanum pennellii chromosome 9, SPENNV200 DNA segment encodes these proteins:
- the LOC107029719 gene encoding 17.8 kDa class I heat shock protein-like, with protein sequence MSLIPSFFGGRRNNIFDPFSLDLWDPFEGFPISTTIANNTSSAREISAFANAKIDWKETPQAHVFKVDVPGIKKDEVKVEVEEGRILQIRGERSREEEEKNDQWHRMERSSGKFLRRFRLPENAKTGEIKAAMENGVLTVTVPKEEEKKKSEVKAIDISG encoded by the coding sequence ATGTCTCTTATTCCAAGCTTCTTTGGTGGTCGGAGGAACAATATCTTCGACCCATTTTCCCTTGACTTATGGGATCCCTTCGAGGGCTTTCCAATTTCAACCACCATTGCCAACAATACATCCTCTGCTCGTGAAATCTCTGCTTTTGCAAATGCGAAAATAGATTGGAAAGAGACCCCACAAGCTCACGTCTTCAAAGTGGACGTTCCGGGGATCAAGAAAGATGAAGTgaaagttgaagtagaagaagGAAGGATTTTACAGATTAGGGGTGAGAGAAGCAGagaggaagaagagaagaacGATCAGTGGCACCGTATGGAGAGGAGCAGCGGTAAGTTTTTAAGAAGATTCAGGTTGCCGGAGAATGCAAAGACGGGAGAAATAAAGGCAGCGATGGAGAATGGAGTGCTGACAGTGACTGttccaaaagaagaagagaagaagaaatctGAGGTGAAGGCCATTGACATCTCTGGTTAA